The Halovivax ruber XH-70 genome includes the window TAGCTACCGGCGAGTTCTTCTATCGCGTTCCGGAAGGCCGTCTCGCCGTCGTGCCCCCGGTCTATGTAGTACTGAATCAGGTGGGGCACGACTTCGGTGTCGGTGTCACTCGTAAATTCGTGTCCGGCCTCCTGTAGTCGCTCTTTCAACGCGCCGTAGTTCTCGATGATGCCGTTGTGGACGACGGCGACGTCGGCGGTCGAATCCGTGTGCGGGTGGGCGTTCTCGTCCGTCGGTGGCCCGTGTGTACTCCAGCGCGTGTGACCGATGCCGAGAGAACCGCCCAGGTGCGTTCCCTCGAGCGATTCGACCAGCTCATCGACGGTCCCGGATCGCTTCGCGATTTCGATACCCGCCCCGTTCTGGACGGCGATCCCCGCGGAGTCGTAGCCACGATACTCGAGATTCTCGAGGCCGGTGAGCAGGGGTTCGATCGCCTCACCGTCGCCAACGTGGCCGATGATCCCGCACATTATCGGCCACCCCGCACGACGGGTTGACCGGTACTCGGTCGGGTGGTAGCGGCCAGTGTCGGCTCCGACGGCCAAACGAGCAGTGATCGGTCGCTCATAACCCCAGCCAACTTCCCGGCAGGCATTACTATTGAGCGACTACGTCATTCGGTAGCCTCCGGGTACTGGCGCCGTCGTGGCGGTTCTACACGGGTCGGTTCCGCCTCGACGACGCAGAAGGGAATCGCTCTTCACGATGAGGACTCACGCCCTCGCAGGATTTTCGCTCGCTCGACAGCGATTTGCCTCTCGTTATTCCGTGGGGTACTCGATTGGACCGCGCCCGCCACCCCAGATAGCGGTTCACGCACGACCACCGGCTGTGGTTCCCTGAGGACCAACAATAGGAGGGTCGTCTCACAGAACAGAGCCACCAGCAGCCCCAGCCATCGTTCGCCTAGTCCCACCCTACGAGCCACTGGGCGAGTACGGTTCGCAACGGGCGGAACTGGCCGAACGACCGAGCAGCTGGCCGCGTCGTACGTCGTCAAGTCAGCTCGGTCGTCGAAAACACGAGTGGCGTGACCGGTTCCACGGTCCCGTTCGTTGGTCACACACACACACACACACACACACACACACGATCAGGAATCGATCACGTGTAGTGGCCCGGTCACGTGATCGATCGCATCGTCTGGAGGGTGTTCGCCCGCTCGATTCAGTCGTAGGCCGGACGCTGGGCCTGAATGATCGACGAGAGCTGGGCCTGTTCGTCGGCGAGCAGTTCCGTGAAATCGTCCGCGGTGATGATACCCGAGAGCTGGCCGTCGCCGTCGGTGACCGGCAGCCGTCTGACCCCTTCCTCGGCCATCCGTTCGGCCGCCGTGTAGAACCCGTCCGATTCGGACACCGTCGTGAGCTCCTCCGACATCACGTCCTCGGCCGTCGTCTCGTCCGGGTTCGACCCGTTTCCGAGGACGCGCGTCGCCAGATCGCGATCCGTGACGATCCCGACCGGCTCGTCGCCGTCCGTGATGACGACGCTCCCGACGTGTTCGTCGTCCATCATACTGGCGAGTTCGGCGACCGATTCGTCTGTGTCAGCGGTGACGACCCTGCTTCTGGCGAGGTTTTCGACTGGCATGGGCGTGGAAGGCTGCCCACGAGCACGGGCATAAATCCCGTGGCGGGCCGGCCAGCGACGACCGCCCGGCCCACCACGGTACCGTCACACTCAGCTATCGAACGCCGTCGATTACCCGAGTATGTATCGGAGCGCCGGATACCGTTCAATCAGCGGCTGTCCACCGACGTCGTAGGATTCGATGTAGGCGTCGAGGCCGAGGATGCGACCGGCGCCGAAGGCGGCGACCGAGAGGAAGACGAGCATGTACGCGAAGTCGCCGTTGATGTACCCATGGTCGACCGACCAGTTCCCGAGGTAGAACATGAGCATCATGAACGCGCCCCAGAACGCCGCGAGGCGGGTGAAGGCGCCGAACAGGAGGCCGAGTCCGATGAGGACCTCGCCCCAGGGGACGGCGACGTTGACGAACTCGACGAACCAGCCAACCTCGGCCATCGAGGTGAACAGGTCTGCGGCCGGCCCAGCCTGGCGACTGCCGAGGTACCCGCCGGCGCTAAAGTCCCCCGCGAGCACCTTTTCGATCCCGCTCTGGAAGAACGCCAGCCCCATCATCAGCCTGAGCGCGAGGATGAACCAGACCGACAGTGTGTGAAGTTGCCCGGTTGCGGTGAATCCGCCGATCGTACTCTCTAGATTTACTTCTTTGGTTGCCATACGGTACACAACCACATTCATCCCATATAGTAGTGACTGTCAGTTCATCTAGTGAGTTTCGGGGAGATCACACCTGCTGAAACCCGATCTGGCCACTGTACAGCGACGTGACGGGCCGATGCAGCCTTGCGAAACCACTACCCGCCGCCGCGAACGACGTGACCGTACTTGATCGACGCGACGAAGATCCCGCCACCGAGTGCGTTCCCAATCGTCGCAAGCACCAGAAAGACCACGTAGTCGCCGATCGTGATCGCGTCAGTCATGACGAGCCCGAAGAGCACTTCGACGTTGCCGGCGATCGAGTGAGGAAGGTGCAAGAGTCCGATCGTCGCCGCGACGATCCAGATGAGCAGCAGTCGACTCGTCGTGTCCTGAGCGGCGGTGAGCAGCCAGGCGAGCAATCCCATCAACCAGCCAGCGAAGATCCCGGCGACGAGCAGCCAGCGTGGGTCGTGCGTGATGAGCTTCGACGCGATTTCGACGAACGAAGCCGGATCGACGACGCCGAGTCCCGGCATCAGCACGACGGCCAGGATCGTGAACGTGGCGCCACCGAGTACGTTCCCCACGTAGACCAGTCCCCAGAGGCGCGCGAGTTGTGTCACCGTCGCCTCGCCGTCTAAGACCGGAACCACCGCGAGCGTAGTGTGTTCGGTGAACAGCTCCGAGCGGCCGATGATGACGAAGATAAACCCGACGGCGTAGGCACTCGCGACGAGAAGCTCGGTAGTGAGATCACCGAACCCACCGGTCGAGAGCGTCAGGATGACGGCCATCAGGAGCGGCCCGAATCCGATGTCGAGCCCCGCCGAGAACCCCGACAGCAAGAGGCCGCCGCGTTCGCGATTGAGTTCGTGGACGCCACTCTCCATGACGGAGTCGAGGACGTCTCGGGTCGGGCGCTGGTCCACTGTGGCCTGCCTCGACGACCCATCACTCGAGGAGGCCTCACCATCGGTGGCGTGGCCAGATTCACGATCGGACACGACTCTGTCTCAGTCGGGTCTCGACGCCCGCACGCAAAAGGACTGGTGGTCACGACGGATCGAGCCGGCCAGCTCCGGAGCCGGCAGGTTCGCACGTGCCTCTCGAAAGGACCGGCTGCGATCGAATTCGATCGTCCGGATCGCCTCGCCGTCGTTCGGGTTGCGTCGACATCATCCGGCCCGACTATCCGGGATGCCCCTCGACACTCCGCAGTCGCACCCAGTGTTCGGTGATAACATGCAAGGTTGCTTTCAACCCGCCGAGGACGATCGGCCCGTAGAACAGGCCCATCACGCCGAAGGCGTAGGCACCACCCAGGATACCGAGCAAGATGACGGCCGGATTGAGTTCCGCGTAGCGGTCGACTGCGAACGGCCGCAGATAGTCGTCGGTGACGCCGACCACGACGACGCAGTAGACGAACAGGGCACCGGCCAGTACCGGTTGCTCCAGTATCACGAGATAGAGCACGGCACCACCCCAGATGGGGATCGTTCCGACGAGGGGCACCATCGCGAAGACGACCATCACGATGGTCCAGAACGCGGTATTCGGGATTCCCACGAGGAGAAAGCCGAGGCCGGCGACGAGCCCCTGGACGACACCGACGAAGACGTGTCCGAAGAGCACCGCCCACAACAAGTCGGTAAATTCACTGTAGAGGTCCCGCTGGATGTCCTCGGGCAACGGCATCGTCCGATAGAGCCACGCGACCAGCGCCTCCGCATCTTTCAGCAGGTAGTACACGAGAAAGAGCGCGAGGACGATGCCGATCGCAAACGTCGTGAGCGAACTGAACGCAGCCGTCGATTGTTCGAGAACGGTCCGTCCGAGATCCTGCCCGGAGCCGACCAGCTGGCCGTCGATCGTCACGTCGTACCCCGTGAGTTCCCAAATCCTGGTTTCGATCACGTCGATCTGGAGGGTCTCGGCGTCGACGTTCGCGAGGATGTACTGCGCCTCGTCGAGGATCGCCGAAAGGACGAGGATGAACGGGACCACGACGGCGACGACGGCGAGGCTCACGAGCGTCAGTGCGGCCACCATCGGAGAGACGCGCCGTTCGAGCCGTCGCTGTAGCGGGTACAGGGCGAACGCGAGCAAGACGGCGCCCAGGACGTACTGGAGAAACGGCAAGACGAGTTGCACCGAGAGCGCGATGAACACCGCCGCGATCGCGAGGAGGGTCCCCCTGGCCAGTCGCATCCGGAATCAGGGCTCCGTGGACCCCGGTGGGCTGCGGAGCGATCCCGACGCGGCGTTGTCGACCGCGTTCATCGATCGATCTATCGTCATTGGTTGACAGTTTGGCGAGCGAGTAAATGAGTGTGTCGTGTTCGCACGAGGCGAGAGACGATCGGTCGCGATTTCTCCCGGGGCTCACGGCGTCGCGTTCGAGAGCGTCATGGCCACGAAAAAGAGCAGAACGAACTCGGAGACCAGCCACGAGTTGTCGTTCATCCAGGTGCGAATCTTCGGGAGGGCCTGTTCAGCACGCGCACCGCCCGCAATCAGCGCCAGCGACGGAAGTGCAAGGATCAGGAGTGTCGCACCCACGAACGGAGCCAGGTGCCAGAGCGGTGCGTCGCGCCCGGAGAGGTACGAACCGACCGCGATCGAGGTGAGGAGATCAGTCGGGAAGAAGCCCATCAGGAGAAAGCCGAGTCGGAACGCGGCGCGCGGCGACGCCGATTCGATCGATCCCATCCACCGCGGCGACTCGGCCGTCTCGCGCGTCCGGTACGTGTGAATCATCGCGAGGACGAGCGCCCCGAGGACGACACCGGTTCGTGCCATCGACGGTCGTCCCCGGCCGACGACGCCGACGTCAAGCACGTACGCGATCCCCACGACGAGCGAAATCGAGATGGCAGCGCCGGCGAGAAAGGCCGCCGAGTTCGTCCGCCAGCGCTGGCTCGTCGCGAGGAAGATGGCGCTCAAAATCTGCGGCCCGGAGACCATCACCACGACCAGCGGGAGTACCTCGAGGAACTGCACGATGGCACTTCGATCCGAGCGATCAATCCCGTACGCCCTGTGCGGGCAAGCCGCCCATATGGCTCGACGCGGCGTCGCGCTCGGCCCTACCCGCGGAACGGCCTGACCAGTCGGCGGGCGGCGGGGCCGACGATGGAACGAACGAACGCACCCGCACCCACCTTCGATTCGTCGAGCGCGTATCGGGTGGCGTCATCCGCGGCCGACTCCTCTAGCGGGTAAATCGTGCCGTCGTCGCCAACGACGTCGATAACCTCGCGGACGCGAGACTCGGTGAGGTCACACGCAGCGGCGAGTTCGGGGACCGTCTTCGGCCCCGATTCGAGTTCGGTACTGACGAGGTGGGCGTGACTCATGACGAGCATCGCTTCGCTCGAAGTCATGTCGTCCGCTGGCTGCGTGCCATCCCGTCGTCGGTCCTCGACGAAATCGCGACGAGCGTCCAGCAGGAACCAGACACCCACCCCAGCGGTGAGTGCCGGAAACCACAGGAGGCCGTCAGACGCCGGAACGACGTACTCGTAGGCGAACCAGACGAGGCTTATACCCGTGATGAAGAGCCCGATCCCGACACCGGCCCATCGGCCGTCGATCCCGGGTGCTTCGCGGACGACAGCCATCGCCTCGGTGATGACGAACGCGGTCGCGATACCGAGGACCAGGCTCGCGTTTTGTGAGATGCCGTAGACGATCGCGACTGCCGCGACGTACCCGAGAACGTGGCGTATCGTCAGCCGGTCGCGGGCGGTGCGAACGAGGGCGGAAATCACGGCTCAACTGTCGTGTTGACTGGCAATTATTCTTTCTATTGACAGACAGATCAGCGGGAATTGCAATGCCGAGACCAGACGGAACGAGCGTACCCCAACCGCCGAAGTGGACAGTGATTGGCGGTGCGTGAATAGAAAACACGGTTCGACCTGGCACCGAATCCAGGCGACCTCACCACCATACCGACACAGTGGACGCAACGAGCGCCAGCAATGGTCGACGTGGGGAGCGTGTCAGTCGAACGTCGCGCGGAACCGACCCGAGTCCGGTGAGACTCAACCGACGCTCCGAAGCCGATGGCTCAGATTCGGCCGCGTCCGGAACTACCCATCGCGCCGGTGAGTCCGCTCGAACTCGCCGTCGAGTCGTCGCCGCCGAGTCCGCCGAAGTCCATGTCCTCGAAGTACTCCGGGGCGGTGTCTTCCGTCGCGTAGAGGTACAGCGCGGTCTTCGCGATGCCCGAGAGCGTCTTCCCGATCAGGAAGGCGAGCAGGATCGCCGTCCCGCCGACGACCACGGTCGCGACGAGTCCGGCCGTCCCGAGGCCACCGAGGACGAGGTACGTGGCGCCGCCGAGCAGGCCCCCACCGAGCACCAGCACGAACGAGACGACGTCGATCGCCCCCATCGCGCCGATCGACTCGCCCCAGGTCTCTTTGAAGGTGCGCGCACTCTCCGTGAACATTTCGCGGACGGACGGGTCACGGAAGACGATCACGGGCACGATGAAGTACGTCATGAGACTCCAGGCGACGGCGAAGACGGCGGCCGCAATCTGGGCGACCAGGTTGTCCTCTCCCTCGATTCCCTTGATTATCACACCGACGGTCGCGGCGACGACCGACCACGCGAAGAGGGGCCACTTGTGCTGCCAGGCCGTCGCGAGCGCGCCGCGGATGGATGGCTCGTCACCCTGGAAGGCGGTCCGTGTCGCGGCGATCAGCGCCGCCGTGAAGAACGACGCGACGAACGTCTCGGCGAGGTAGGCGACGAACAGCGCCGCGTAGAGGGCAGGCCCCGGTTCTTGGAAGATCGGTCCCGTGGCGAAGAGGCTCCCGAAGAGTGTCAGGAAGAACGCGAGTCCCGACAGCGCACCAAGGAGCGGGAACGTGAGGAGCTTCGGGTGTGCTCGGAGCACTCGAAGGCTCCGACGGGCCATCCCGAATCCGATCTTGAGTCGAGTGAATATTCCCATATGCAGAGATATTAGCTCAGTGGCATTTAGCTTCTTTGTTTACTAGCAGTCGAGGACCGCCGTAGCAGCCCTTGGAGACTCATCACGGGTGCCGATGCGTGGCCCGTGGCGTACTCGGCACGTGCGGCAAGGGGGAGCGGATAGGAAGGCAATCCAGGGCAGTTACCCTGGCAGACCGACGGGATGCATCGAGTAGCTGTGGGCAGAATCGACGTGGCGGCCTCGTCCAACGACCGGAAGGGGTCCCGACTCTCGACTGGGTCGGGAGGGTGGCTGCAGTGCGAGGAGGGACGACACTCCGGAGGAATTGATCGACGTGGGTGTTCGGTCACTCCGTCAGCGGCAGTGCGATCCCAAAGAGCAGCGGTGAAACGAGCCCGACGAGGATCCCGACGCC containing:
- a CDS encoding CBS domain-containing protein, encoding MPVENLARSRVVTADTDESVAELASMMDDEHVGSVVITDGDEPVGIVTDRDLATRVLGNGSNPDETTAEDVMSEELTTVSESDGFYTAAERMAEEGVRRLPVTDGDGQLSGIITADDFTELLADEQAQLSSIIQAQRPAYD
- a CDS encoding DoxX family protein — translated: MATKEVNLESTIGGFTATGQLHTLSVWFILALRLMMGLAFFQSGIEKVLAGDFSAGGYLGSRQAGPAADLFTSMAEVGWFVEFVNVAVPWGEVLIGLGLLFGAFTRLAAFWGAFMMLMFYLGNWSVDHGYINGDFAYMLVFLSVAAFGAGRILGLDAYIESYDVGGQPLIERYPALRYILG
- a CDS encoding formate/nitrite transporter family protein, which translates into the protein MDQRPTRDVLDSVMESGVHELNRERGGLLLSGFSAGLDIGFGPLLMAVILTLSTGGFGDLTTELLVASAYAVGFIFVIIGRSELFTEHTTLAVVPVLDGEATVTQLARLWGLVYVGNVLGGATFTILAVVLMPGLGVVDPASFVEIASKLITHDPRWLLVAGIFAGWLMGLLAWLLTAAQDTTSRLLLIWIVAATIGLLHLPHSIAGNVEVLFGLVMTDAITIGDYVVFLVLATIGNALGGGIFVASIKYGHVVRGGG
- a CDS encoding AI-2E family transporter, with the protein product MRLARGTLLAIAAVFIALSVQLVLPFLQYVLGAVLLAFALYPLQRRLERRVSPMVAALTLVSLAVVAVVVPFILVLSAILDEAQYILANVDAETLQIDVIETRIWELTGYDVTIDGQLVGSGQDLGRTVLEQSTAAFSSLTTFAIGIVLALFLVYYLLKDAEALVAWLYRTMPLPEDIQRDLYSEFTDLLWAVLFGHVFVGVVQGLVAGLGFLLVGIPNTAFWTIVMVVFAMVPLVGTIPIWGGAVLYLVILEQPVLAGALFVYCVVVVGVTDDYLRPFAVDRYAELNPAVILLGILGGAYAFGVMGLFYGPIVLGGLKATLHVITEHWVRLRSVEGHPG
- a CDS encoding GAP family protein is translated as MQFLEVLPLVVVMVSGPQILSAIFLATSQRWRTNSAAFLAGAAISISLVVGIAYVLDVGVVGRGRPSMARTGVVLGALVLAMIHTYRTRETAESPRWMGSIESASPRAAFRLGFLLMGFFPTDLLTSIAVGSYLSGRDAPLWHLAPFVGATLLILALPSLALIAGGARAEQALPKIRTWMNDNSWLVSEFVLLFFVAMTLSNATP
- a CDS encoding DUF6159 family protein — translated: MGIFTRLKIGFGMARRSLRVLRAHPKLLTFPLLGALSGLAFFLTLFGSLFATGPIFQEPGPALYAALFVAYLAETFVASFFTAALIAATRTAFQGDEPSIRGALATAWQHKWPLFAWSVVAATVGVIIKGIEGEDNLVAQIAAAVFAVAWSLMTYFIVPVIVFRDPSVREMFTESARTFKETWGESIGAMGAIDVVSFVLVLGGGLLGGATYLVLGGLGTAGLVATVVVGGTAILLAFLIGKTLSGIAKTALYLYATEDTAPEYFEDMDFGGLGGDDSTASSSGLTGAMGSSGRGRI